The Sphingorhabdus sp. Alg231-15 genome has a segment encoding these proteins:
- a CDS encoding DMT family transporter yields MTFPIWIPAALMAALFLAWRMAVQQRIRAEMSVNAAALSRFFFGWPIACAMLASYMAATGRVALPSLDASFWWFAWAAGFAQMVATNLIIMSFGFRNLVSGTAYMKVETLIVAFLGWLILGETLAPLAWLGIGIAFAGILSVSVEGGAKGLLQWLRGLKQPAALTGLSAGFLFALTAIFIKQSANAIPDIERTYAGLIVLTAVLGFQALMQGLYVIIREPDQFRAMLKRWRVTAQVGVLAATASAGWFIAYAHAPVALVGIVGQTQILYTLGFGRFYLKEPLSRSELTGILLVGIGVIMALASTL; encoded by the coding sequence TTGACCTTCCCGATCTGGATACCCGCCGCGTTAATGGCCGCGCTTTTTCTCGCCTGGCGGATGGCGGTTCAGCAGCGCATTCGTGCCGAAATGTCGGTCAATGCCGCTGCACTGTCGCGGTTCTTTTTTGGCTGGCCCATCGCCTGCGCCATGCTCGCGAGCTATATGGCAGCAACAGGACGGGTTGCCTTACCCTCGCTTGACGCATCTTTCTGGTGGTTTGCCTGGGCTGCGGGATTCGCTCAGATGGTGGCAACAAATCTCATCATCATGTCCTTTGGCTTTCGCAATCTGGTCAGCGGGACTGCCTATATGAAAGTCGAAACACTGATTGTGGCCTTTCTCGGATGGCTGATCCTTGGCGAAACGCTAGCTCCATTGGCATGGCTGGGCATCGGTATCGCCTTCGCCGGCATCCTGTCGGTTTCGGTTGAAGGCGGAGCGAAAGGATTGTTGCAATGGCTCCGCGGCCTCAAACAACCAGCGGCACTCACCGGACTCAGCGCCGGTTTCCTGTTCGCGCTGACCGCCATCTTCATCAAGCAATCGGCCAATGCGATCCCCGATATCGAGCGCACCTATGCCGGCCTGATCGTGCTGACCGCGGTCCTCGGCTTTCAAGCGTTGATGCAGGGGCTTTACGTCATCATCCGCGAACCGGATCAGTTTCGCGCGATGCTGAAACGCTGGCGTGTCACGGCGCAAGTGGGCGTGCTCGCGGCCACTGCTTCAGCGGGCTGGTTCATTGCTTATGCCCACGCACCGGTTGCTCTGGTCGGGATCGTGGGCCAGACACAGATATTATATACGCTCGGATTTGGCCGCTTCTATTTGAAGGAACCGCTGAGCCGCAGCGAACTGACGGGCATATTGCTGGTCGGCATCGGCGTGATCATGGCACTGGCTTCGACGCTTTAA
- a CDS encoding FumA C-terminus/TtdB family hydratase beta subunit, which translates to MTVTIKTADLIESVADALQFISYYHPMDYIRALGEAYEAEKSPAAKDAIAQILTNSRMCAEGHRPICQDTGIVNVFVKWGMDCRLDETSQSMQEIVDEGVRRAYLHPENKLRASILTDPAFTRRNTKDNTPSVLHVEMVPGDKVSVDVAAKGGGSENKSKFKMMNPSDNIVDWVLDMVPQMGAGWCPPGMLGIGIGGTAERAVLLAKQSLMDPIDMGQLKERGPRNDIEELRITIFDKVNALGIGAQGLGGLSTILDVKINDWPCHAAGKPVAMIPNCAATRHAHFTLDGSGPAYLEAPKLDEWPDVNWAPSSEARRVHLDQLDEAEVASWKHGDRLLLNGKMLTGRDAAHKRIKDMLDKGEELPVEFKGRVIYYVGPVDPVGEEVVGPAGPTTATRMDKFTDMMLEQGLLAMVGKAERGLDTVGSIKKHKSAYLMAVGGSAYLVSRAIKGSKVVGFEDLGMEAIYEFEVQDMPVTVAVDAEGQSVHHLAPLVWQEKIKKEGLLEGV; encoded by the coding sequence ATGACCGTCACGATAAAAACCGCCGACCTCATTGAAAGTGTCGCCGACGCACTGCAATTTATCTCTTACTATCATCCGATGGATTATATCCGGGCGCTCGGCGAAGCCTATGAGGCAGAAAAATCACCCGCCGCGAAGGACGCGATTGCACAGATTCTTACAAATTCGCGGATGTGCGCCGAGGGTCACCGGCCGATTTGCCAGGATACCGGTATCGTAAACGTGTTTGTGAAATGGGGCATGGATTGCCGGCTCGACGAGACATCGCAATCGATGCAGGAAATTGTCGATGAAGGTGTACGCCGGGCCTATCTCCATCCAGAAAACAAGCTGCGCGCCTCAATCCTCACCGATCCCGCATTCACGCGGCGCAATACCAAGGACAACACGCCCTCGGTGCTCCATGTCGAAATGGTGCCGGGCGACAAGGTGAGCGTCGATGTTGCAGCTAAAGGCGGCGGATCAGAGAATAAATCAAAATTCAAGATGATGAATCCGAGTGACAATATCGTCGACTGGGTGCTCGATATGGTGCCACAAATGGGTGCGGGCTGGTGCCCACCAGGTATGCTGGGTATCGGTATTGGCGGCACGGCAGAACGCGCTGTGCTGCTCGCCAAACAGTCGCTGATGGATCCGATTGATATGGGGCAGCTCAAGGAACGTGGGCCCCGCAATGATATCGAAGAGTTGCGCATCACGATTTTTGACAAGGTCAACGCGCTGGGCATCGGTGCGCAGGGACTGGGCGGTCTATCAACCATCCTCGACGTTAAAATCAATGACTGGCCCTGTCACGCGGCTGGTAAGCCGGTGGCAATGATCCCCAATTGCGCTGCCACACGCCATGCGCATTTCACATTGGACGGTAGCGGCCCTGCCTATCTCGAAGCCCCCAAGCTGGATGAATGGCCAGACGTCAACTGGGCGCCGTCTTCGGAAGCGCGGCGGGTACATCTGGACCAACTCGACGAAGCCGAGGTTGCGAGCTGGAAACATGGCGACCGCTTGCTGCTTAACGGCAAGATGCTAACCGGCCGTGACGCCGCGCATAAACGGATCAAGGATATGCTCGACAAGGGCGAAGAACTTCCGGTCGAATTCAAAGGGCGCGTTATTTATTATGTCGGTCCGGTTGATCCGGTCGGTGAGGAAGTGGTCGGCCCGGCTGGCCCCACCACCGCTACACGGATGGACAAGTTTACCGACATGATGCTGGAACAAGGCCTGCTCGCGATGGTCGGCAAGGCCGAACGCGGCCTCGATACAGTTGGCTCGATCAAGAAACATAAAAGCGCCTATCTGATGGCGGTAGGCGGTAGCGCCTATCTCGTCAGCCGCGCGATCAAGGGATCGAAAGTCGTCGGCTTTGAAGACCTCGGCATGGAAGCGATTTATGAGTTTGAAGTGCAGGACATGCCCGTAACTGTCGCGGTCGATGCCGAAGGACAGAGCGTCCACCATCTCGCGCCTTTGGTCTGGCAGGAGAAGATCAAGAAAGAGGGTTTGCTGGAAGGGGTTTGA